The following are encoded in a window of Streptomyces sp. Go-475 genomic DNA:
- a CDS encoding SsgA family sporulation/cell division regulator, protein MRESVQAEVMMSFLVSEELSFRIPVELRYETSDPYAVRLTFHLPGDAPVTWAFGRELLIDGVGRPCGEGDVRVTPVEPDALGEVLIRLQVGSDQALFRSSTAPLVAFLDRTDKLVPLGQEGSLADFDAHLDEALDRILAEQGAG, encoded by the coding sequence ATGCGCGAGTCCGTACAGGCAGAGGTCATGATGAGCTTTCTCGTGTCCGAGGAGCTCTCCTTCCGCATTCCGGTGGAACTGCGCTATGAGACCAGTGATCCCTATGCCGTCCGGCTGACCTTCCACCTGCCCGGTGATGCCCCGGTGACGTGGGCTTTCGGGCGGGAGTTGCTGATCGACGGGGTCGGCCGCCCGTGCGGGGAGGGTGATGTGCGGGTCACGCCCGTCGAACCCGACGCGCTGGGCGAGGTGTTGATCCGGCTTCAGGTGGGCAGCGACCAGGCGTTGTTCAGGTCCTCGACGGCACCGCTCGTCGCGTTCCTGGACCGCACCGACAAGCTGGTGCCCCTCGGCCAGGAGGGCTCGCTCGCCGACTTCGACGCCCACCTCGACGAGGCCCTGGACCGCATCCTGGCGGAACAGGGCGCCGGGTGA
- a CDS encoding cupin domain-containing protein has translation MKAFRLDELEAERAANEGAYLQFLREQNMSVGLYALDAGDQDPQKPHNQDEVYFVVSGRAAITVGLETTQVARGSVVYVPAGVAHKFHHITEDLRVLVVFSPPES, from the coding sequence ATGAAGGCATTCCGGCTGGACGAACTGGAGGCGGAGCGCGCCGCCAACGAGGGCGCCTACCTGCAGTTTCTCCGGGAACAGAACATGTCGGTCGGCCTGTACGCCCTCGACGCTGGCGATCAGGATCCACAGAAGCCGCACAATCAGGACGAGGTCTACTTCGTTGTGAGCGGCCGTGCCGCGATCACCGTCGGCCTGGAGACGACCCAGGTGGCGCGCGGCAGCGTGGTGTACGTGCCGGCGGGCGTCGCCCACAAGTTCCACCACATCACCGAGGACCTCAGGGTGCTGGTGGTCTTCTCTCCGCCCGAGAGCTGA
- a CDS encoding IclR family transcriptional regulator C-terminal domain-containing protein produces MGSVQRAMRLLETVAEHEYGAPAKQLARETGLALPTTYHLLRTLVHEGYLRRDKGLFFLGDAAERLSSSGARQKRRSTVVDALAHWRDLLGVPVYYAAYREGEIEVMCVSDTPGNPAVEEWADFRETGHAHAIGQCLLSQLDEEARRDHLDRYPVQPLTPYTVRDNHSLLRRLERVRRMEPVTERQEYALGAVCAAIPLTLGNTAATMAISLPAHQEDRLLPAARQLQSEIGRRLGSLALSISM; encoded by the coding sequence ATCGGATCCGTCCAGCGCGCGATGCGCCTGCTGGAGACCGTCGCCGAGCACGAATACGGCGCCCCGGCCAAGCAACTGGCCCGCGAGACCGGCCTGGCGCTGCCCACGACCTACCACCTGCTGCGCACGCTCGTGCACGAGGGCTATCTGCGCCGCGACAAGGGGCTGTTCTTCCTCGGTGACGCGGCCGAGCGGCTGAGCAGCAGCGGGGCACGGCAGAAACGTCGCAGCACGGTCGTCGACGCACTCGCGCACTGGCGGGACCTGCTCGGCGTCCCGGTGTACTACGCGGCCTATCGCGAGGGCGAGATCGAGGTCATGTGCGTCTCCGACACCCCGGGCAACCCGGCGGTGGAGGAGTGGGCCGACTTCCGGGAGACCGGGCACGCGCACGCCATCGGGCAGTGCCTGCTGTCCCAGCTGGACGAGGAGGCCCGCCGCGACCACCTCGACCGCTACCCGGTGCAGCCCCTCACTCCGTACACGGTGCGGGACAACCACAGCCTGCTCCGGCGCCTGGAGCGGGTGCGGCGGATGGAGCCGGTGACCGAACGTCAGGAGTACGCCCTGGGTGCGGTCTGCGCGGCGATTCCGCTCACCCTCGGCAACACGGCCGCGACGATGGCCATCTCCCTGCCTGCTCACCAGGAGGACCGGCTGCTGCCCGCGGCCCGTCAGTTGCAGAGCGAGATCGGGCGCCGGCTCGGGTCGCTCGCGCTCTCTATCAGTATGTGA
- the thiC gene encoding phosphomethylpyrimidine synthase ThiC encodes MTNKDARTPASVQDGQSEEAGKSIGWHKAYVEGTRPDLRVPVRQVHLTNGQSVTLYDTSGPYTDPHVETDVRRGLPPLRENWIIARGDTEEYVGRPVRPEDDGIKHTSPRGGLRNLDAVFPGRPRQPRRSRDGKAVTQLAYARRGEITPEMEYVAIRENVAPEVVRDEIAAGRAVLPANVNHPEIEPMIIGKRFLVKVNANIGNSAVTSSIEEEVEKMTWATRWGADTVMDLSTGRNIHTTREWVLRNSPVPIGTVPLYQALEKVDGRAEELTWEIYKDTVIEQAEQGVDYMTVHAGVRLAYVPLTANRKTGIVSRGGSIMAAWCLAHHKESFLYENFEELCEILAAYDVTYSLGDGLRPGSIADANDEAQFAELRTLGELNRIAKRFNVQTMIEGPGHVPMHKIKENIDLQQEICDEAPFYTLGPLTTDVAPAYDHITSGIGAAMIAWWGTAMLCYVTPKEHLGLPNRDDVKTGVITYKIAAHAADLAKGHPGAQEWDDALSDARFEFRWEDQFNLALDPDTAREFHDETLPAEPAKTAHFCSMCGPKFCSMKISQDIRREHGGSRSEIEEGMAQKSKEFAASGNRVYLPIAD; translated from the coding sequence ATGACCAACAAGGACGCGCGCACGCCTGCCTCCGTTCAGGACGGACAGTCCGAGGAGGCCGGGAAGTCCATCGGCTGGCACAAGGCGTACGTCGAGGGCACCCGCCCCGACCTGCGGGTGCCGGTCCGGCAGGTGCATCTCACCAACGGGCAGTCGGTCACGCTGTACGACACATCCGGCCCCTATACCGATCCGCACGTCGAGACCGACGTCCGCAGGGGCCTGCCGCCGCTGCGCGAGAACTGGATCATCGCCCGCGGCGACACCGAGGAGTACGTGGGCCGCCCCGTCCGCCCCGAGGACGACGGCATCAAGCACACCTCACCCCGTGGCGGCCTGCGCAACCTCGACGCCGTCTTCCCCGGCCGGCCACGTCAGCCACGCCGCAGCAGGGACGGCAAGGCGGTCACCCAGCTCGCGTACGCCCGCCGGGGCGAGATCACGCCCGAGATGGAGTACGTGGCCATCCGGGAGAACGTTGCGCCCGAGGTCGTGCGCGACGAGATCGCGGCGGGCCGGGCCGTGCTGCCGGCCAACGTCAACCACCCCGAGATCGAGCCGATGATCATCGGCAAGCGGTTCCTGGTGAAGGTCAACGCCAACATCGGCAACTCGGCCGTGACGTCCTCCATCGAGGAGGAGGTCGAGAAGATGACCTGGGCGACCCGCTGGGGCGCCGACACGGTCATGGACCTGTCCACGGGCCGCAACATCCACACCACGCGCGAGTGGGTGCTGCGCAACTCCCCCGTCCCGATCGGCACCGTGCCGCTCTACCAGGCCCTGGAGAAGGTCGACGGCCGCGCCGAGGAACTGACCTGGGAGATCTACAAGGACACGGTCATCGAACAGGCCGAGCAGGGCGTGGACTACATGACGGTCCACGCGGGCGTGCGCCTGGCGTACGTACCGCTGACGGCGAACCGCAAGACCGGCATCGTCTCCCGCGGTGGCTCGATCATGGCCGCCTGGTGCCTCGCGCACCACAAGGAGTCGTTCCTCTACGAGAACTTCGAGGAACTCTGCGAGATCCTCGCCGCCTACGACGTCACGTACTCCCTCGGAGACGGTCTGCGGCCCGGTTCGATCGCGGACGCCAACGACGAGGCGCAGTTCGCGGAGTTGAGGACGCTCGGGGAACTCAACCGGATCGCCAAGCGTTTCAACGTACAGACCATGATCGAAGGCCCGGGCCACGTCCCGATGCACAAGATCAAGGAGAACATCGACCTTCAGCAGGAGATCTGCGATGAAGCTCCGTTCTATACGCTCGGCCCGCTGACCACGGACGTCGCCCCGGCGTACGACCACATCACCTCCGGCATCGGTGCCGCGATGATCGCCTGGTGGGGCACGGCCATGCTGTGCTACGTCACGCCCAAGGAGCACCTGGGCCTGCCGAACCGCGACGACGTCAAGACCGGCGTCATCACCTACAAGATCGCCGCCCACGCGGCCGACCTCGCCAAGGGGCATCCGGGCGCGCAGGAGTGGGACGACGCGCTGTCCGACGCCCGCTTCGAGTTCCGGTGGGAGGACCAGTTCAACCTGGCCCTCGACCCGGACACGGCACGGGAGTTCCACGACGAGACCCTGCCGGCGGAACCCGCCAAGACGGCCCACTTCTGCTCGATGTGCGGCCCGAAGTTCTGCAGCATGAAGATCTCGCAGGACATCCGCCGGGAACACGGCGGCAGCCGGAGTGAGATCGAGGAGGGCATGGCACAGAAGTCGAAGGAGTTCGCGGCGAGCGGGAACCGGGTGTACCTGCCGATCGCGGACTGA
- a CDS encoding DUF5326 family protein, producing MREIFAGLPWWVKWVAVPVIAIVVFGGLIASVVGFVIGLLFKVLVFVALVGGLIYVVRKFTSSSSSRSDW from the coding sequence ATGCGAGAGATCTTCGCGGGACTGCCGTGGTGGGTGAAGTGGGTCGCGGTGCCGGTCATCGCCATCGTCGTGTTCGGCGGGCTGATAGCCAGCGTGGTGGGCTTCGTCATCGGACTGCTCTTCAAGGTGCTGGTCTTCGTGGCGCTGGTCGGCGGACTGATCTACGTCGTACGGAAGTTCACTTCCAGCTCCTCGTCGCGCAGCGACTGGTGA